A DNA window from Enterobacter cloacae subsp. cloacae ATCC 13047 contains the following coding sequences:
- a CDS encoding amino acid ABC transporter permease produces MFHRRSPVKGSLSFSHPAVRAWLFQIIAILAVVLIAIYLIHNTVTNLNNRGITSGFAFLDRSAGFGIVQHLIDYQEGDTYGRVFLVGLLNTLLVSALCIVFASILGFFIGLARLSDNWLLRKLSTIYIETFRNIPPLLQIFFWYFAVLRNLPGPRQAVDAFDLFFLSNRGLYIPSPELAEGIYAFIAAIIIALALSAGLFRYNRKHQIKTGQLRKTWPIAALLIIGLPLLTHWLFGAALHWDVPHLRGFNFQGGMVLIPELAALTLALSIYTSAFIAEIIRAGIQAVPHGQHEAARSLGLPHTVTLRQVIIPQALRVIIPPLTSQYLNIVKNSSLAAAIGYPDMVSLFAGTVLNQTGQAIETIAITMSVYLIISLAISLLMNLYNRRIALVER; encoded by the coding sequence ATGTTCCATCGCCGCTCCCCCGTAAAAGGATCGTTATCCTTTTCTCATCCCGCGGTCCGCGCCTGGCTATTCCAGATTATTGCCATTCTTGCGGTTGTTCTTATCGCCATTTATTTAATTCATAACACGGTTACCAACCTGAATAATCGCGGTATTACCTCCGGCTTTGCTTTTCTGGATCGCAGTGCGGGTTTTGGCATTGTTCAGCATCTTATTGACTATCAGGAAGGCGATACCTACGGCCGCGTGTTCCTCGTCGGTTTACTCAATACACTGCTGGTCTCCGCGCTGTGTATTGTTTTCGCCTCCATACTGGGCTTTTTTATTGGCCTCGCTCGCCTGTCAGATAACTGGCTGCTGCGAAAGCTGTCCACCATTTACATTGAGACGTTCCGTAATATCCCGCCGCTGCTGCAGATTTTTTTCTGGTATTTCGCCGTACTGCGTAACCTTCCGGGCCCACGTCAGGCTGTCGATGCCTTCGATCTGTTTTTCCTGAGCAACCGTGGGCTCTATATTCCTTCTCCTGAACTCGCAGAAGGGATATATGCTTTTATCGCCGCGATTATCATCGCGCTCGCCCTCTCTGCCGGGCTATTTCGCTATAACCGCAAACATCAGATCAAAACCGGGCAGCTTCGCAAGACATGGCCAATTGCGGCGCTTTTGATTATCGGTCTGCCGCTACTGACACACTGGCTTTTTGGTGCCGCGTTACACTGGGATGTCCCACATCTGCGGGGCTTTAACTTCCAGGGCGGGATGGTATTAATTCCTGAACTGGCGGCCCTGACCCTGGCCCTTTCCATTTATACGTCTGCGTTTATTGCCGAAATCATTCGGGCGGGGATCCAGGCAGTCCCGCATGGACAGCACGAGGCAGCACGCTCTCTGGGGTTACCTCATACGGTAACGCTTCGACAGGTCATTATTCCACAGGCGTTACGGGTCATCATTCCGCCCCTGACCAGCCAGTACCTCAATATTGTCAAAAACTCGTCGCTGGCAGCCGCTATTGGCTACCCGGATATGGTGTCACTGTTCGCCGGAACCGTGCTTAACCAGACAGGACAGGCCATTGAAACCATTGCCATCACTATGTCCGTCTATCTGATTATCAGCCTGGCGATCTCGTTGCTGATGAACCTGTATAACCGCCGTATTGCACTGGTTGAGCGCTAA
- the tsaC gene encoding L-threonylcarbamoyladenylate synthase type 1 TsaC produces the protein MNNNLPTGSIAHAVEVLKNEEVIAYPTEAVFGVGCDPDSETAVNRLLTLKQRPVEKGLILIAANYEQLKPYIDDSMLTPAQRDTIFSAWPGPVTFVFPAQPTTPRWLTGRFDSLAVRVTDHPLVVELCLAFGKPLVSTSANLTGQPPCRSTEEVLAQFGNDFPVAVGETGGRLNPSEIRDALTGERFRQG, from the coding sequence GTGAATAATAACCTGCCAACAGGATCCATTGCGCACGCAGTGGAGGTCCTGAAAAATGAAGAAGTCATCGCCTATCCAACAGAAGCTGTCTTTGGGGTCGGTTGCGATCCTGACAGCGAGACAGCTGTGAATCGCTTACTTACGCTAAAACAGAGACCTGTCGAAAAAGGATTGATTTTGATCGCTGCTAATTATGAGCAGCTTAAACCCTATATTGATGATTCCATGCTCACGCCAGCACAACGGGATACCATCTTTTCGGCGTGGCCAGGGCCGGTGACCTTTGTTTTCCCGGCGCAGCCAACTACGCCACGCTGGTTAACAGGGCGTTTCGATTCCCTCGCTGTCCGTGTCACCGATCATCCGCTGGTGGTAGAGCTATGTCTGGCGTTTGGTAAACCGCTGGTCTCAACCAGTGCCAACCTTACCGGGCAGCCTCCTTGCCGGAGCACCGAAGAGGTGCTGGCGCAGTTCGGGAATGACTTCCCGGTAGCCGTCGGTGAAACCGGAGGTCGTCTTAATCCGTCGGAAATCCGCGACGCCTTGACCGGCGAACGTTTTCGCCAGGGGTAA
- a CDS encoding lipoprotein → MKRFISVALLAALLAGCAHDSPCVPVYDDQGRLVHTNTCMKGTTQDNWETAGAIAGGAAAVAGLTLGIVALTR, encoded by the coding sequence ATGAAAAGATTCATTTCCGTTGCACTACTCGCTGCGCTGCTGGCTGGATGCGCGCACGACTCTCCATGTGTACCGGTATACGACGATCAGGGCCGACTGGTTCATACCAATACCTGTATGAAAGGTACCACTCAGGATAACTGGGAAACAGCAGGTGCTATCGCTGGTGGTGCTGCCGCGGTGGCGGGGTTGACGCTGGGTATTGTTGCCCTGACCCGATAA
- the aroE gene encoding shikimate dehydrogenase, whose translation METYAVFGNPIAHSKSPLIHQQFAEQLQIDHPYGRVLAPVDAFVTTLNAFFDAGGKGANVTVPFKEEAFERADELTERASLAGAVNTLKRLEDGRLLGDNTDGIGLLSDLERLSFIKPGFRVLLIGAGGASRGVLLPLLSLDCAVTITNRTFSRAEALAALFAHTGSVSAVALDDLIHHEFDLIINATSSGIGGEVPAIPSSLVNSHLYCYDMFYQKGKTPFLSWCEQHGAKQLADGLGMLVGQAAHAVLLWHGVLPAVEPVIEKLKQELMA comes from the coding sequence ATGGAAACCTATGCCGTTTTTGGTAATCCGATCGCACACAGCAAGTCTCCGCTGATCCATCAGCAGTTTGCTGAACAACTGCAGATTGATCATCCCTATGGCCGGGTGCTGGCACCTGTTGATGCCTTTGTTACTACCCTGAATGCTTTTTTTGACGCGGGTGGTAAAGGTGCCAATGTGACGGTGCCTTTTAAAGAAGAAGCCTTTGAACGTGCGGATGAATTAACTGAGCGCGCGTCTCTTGCGGGTGCCGTGAATACGCTTAAACGGCTGGAGGATGGACGCCTTCTGGGTGACAACACTGACGGAATCGGCTTACTTAGCGATCTGGAAAGACTCTCATTTATTAAACCCGGGTTCCGGGTTCTGTTGATTGGTGCTGGTGGGGCATCGCGAGGCGTACTGTTACCGCTCCTTTCACTGGATTGTGCAGTGACCATTACCAATCGCACCTTTTCCCGGGCGGAAGCGTTGGCGGCGTTGTTTGCGCATACTGGCAGCGTGAGTGCGGTGGCTCTTGATGATCTTATCCACCATGAATTTGATCTTATCATTAATGCCACCTCCAGCGGCATTGGTGGGGAAGTACCGGCGATCCCGTCCTCTTTGGTAAACAGCCACCTCTATTGCTACGACATGTTTTATCAGAAAGGGAAAACTCCTTTCCTTAGCTGGTGTGAACAACACGGCGCGAAACAGCTGGCTGATGGTCTGGGCATGCTGGTGGGGCAGGCTGCGCATGCAGTCTTGCTCTGGCACGGTGTATTACCTGCTGTCGAACCCGTCATTGAAAAGCTGAAACAGGAACTTATGGCGTGA
- a CDS encoding gamma carbonic anhydrase family protein yields MSAVLRPYKDLFPQKGDRVMIDASSVVIGDVRMADDVSIWPLVAIRGDVNYVAIGARTNIQDGSVLHVTHKSSYNPDGNPLVIGEDVTVGHKVMLHGCTIGNRVLVGMGSILLDGVIVEDDVMIGAGSLVPQHKRLESGYLYLGSPVKQIRPLTEAEREGLKYSANNYVKWKDEYLDQDSQTQP; encoded by the coding sequence ATGTCTGCAGTACTACGTCCGTATAAAGATCTGTTTCCACAAAAAGGCGATCGCGTGATGATCGATGCCAGCAGTGTGGTCATTGGCGATGTCCGAATGGCCGATGATGTCAGCATCTGGCCGCTCGTTGCGATCAGGGGAGACGTTAACTATGTGGCAATTGGCGCACGCACTAATATTCAGGATGGCAGCGTGCTGCATGTCACCCACAAATCCTCATATAACCCGGACGGCAATCCACTTGTTATAGGAGAAGATGTTACCGTCGGCCATAAAGTCATGCTTCACGGCTGCACTATCGGAAACCGGGTGCTGGTTGGCATGGGATCGATCCTGCTGGATGGTGTCATCGTAGAGGATGATGTGATGATTGGTGCCGGGAGTCTTGTCCCTCAACATAAACGGCTCGAAAGCGGTTATCTCTATTTAGGCAGCCCGGTAAAGCAGATCCGCCCCTTAACAGAAGCGGAAAGAGAAGGTCTGAAATATTCAGCGAATAATTACGTGAAATGGAAAGATGAGTATCTGGATCAGGACAGCCAGACCCAGCCCTGA
- a CDS encoding efflux RND transporter periplasmic adaptor subunit — protein MTNHFRRLPLTGFIVCAALLAGCDGQENQQHQPQPPQVSVHIVKSAPLTVTTELPGRTDAFRVAEVRPQVSGIILRRNFTEGSDVKAGQSLYQIDPASYQAAYDSAKGELAKAQAAANIAHLTVKRYLPLVGTQYVSKQEYDQAVATAQQADASVVAAKAGVESARINLAYTKVTSPVDGRIGKSSVTEGALVTNGQANALATVQQLDPMYVDVTQSSNDFMRLKQTSLQKGETTSTVELLMENGQPYPLKGTLQFSDVTVDESTGSITLRAIFPNPQHLLLPGMFVRARINEGTQPNAILIPQQGVTRTPRGDATVLIVNDKNQVESRTVVASQAIGDRWLVTEGLKNGDRVIVSGLQKAKPGATVVATPDTSTTPAG, from the coding sequence ATGACGAATCATTTCAGACGCTTGCCCTTAACCGGTTTTATTGTCTGCGCCGCACTGCTTGCCGGATGCGATGGGCAGGAAAATCAGCAACATCAACCGCAGCCGCCTCAGGTGAGTGTACACATTGTCAAAAGTGCCCCCCTCACTGTGACAACAGAGCTGCCGGGCAGAACAGATGCGTTTCGCGTTGCGGAAGTGCGTCCTCAGGTTAGCGGCATTATCCTGCGTCGCAATTTCACCGAAGGCAGCGATGTCAAAGCTGGCCAGTCACTTTATCAGATCGATCCCGCCAGCTATCAGGCGGCGTATGACAGCGCAAAAGGAGAGCTGGCGAAAGCCCAGGCGGCAGCCAATATTGCGCACCTGACGGTGAAACGTTATCTCCCGCTGGTGGGCACACAGTATGTCAGTAAGCAGGAGTACGACCAGGCCGTTGCGACGGCTCAGCAGGCGGATGCCAGTGTCGTTGCTGCAAAAGCAGGAGTTGAAAGCGCACGCATCAACCTTGCCTATACCAAAGTCACCTCTCCCGTCGATGGTCGCATTGGTAAATCCAGCGTGACCGAGGGAGCTCTCGTCACCAACGGCCAGGCAAACGCCCTCGCAACGGTACAGCAACTGGATCCGATGTATGTCGATGTCACCCAGTCCAGCAATGATTTTATGCGTCTGAAGCAGACAAGCCTGCAAAAAGGGGAGACCACCAGCACCGTCGAGCTGTTGATGGAGAATGGTCAGCCCTATCCGCTAAAAGGCACGCTGCAGTTTTCTGATGTGACGGTTGATGAAAGCACTGGCTCCATCACTCTGCGGGCGATTTTCCCGAATCCGCAACACCTGCTGTTACCGGGAATGTTTGTACGCGCCCGCATTAATGAGGGTACGCAGCCGAATGCGATTCTGATCCCACAGCAAGGCGTCACCCGCACGCCGCGTGGGGATGCAACCGTCCTGATTGTTAACGACAAAAACCAGGTTGAGTCACGCACCGTCGTTGCCTCTCAGGCCATTGGCGATCGCTGGCTGGTCACAGAGGGGCTGAAAAACGGTGACCGCGTGATTGTCAGTGGGTTACAAAAAGCCAAACCTGGGGCTACCGTCGTCGCCACACCCGATACCTCTACGACTCCAGCCGGTTAA
- a CDS encoding amino acid ABC transporter ATP-binding protein, protein MSQITMTPADAMITLENVNKWYGQFHVLKDINLKVKQGERIVLCGPSGSGKSTTIRCINHLEEHQQGRIVVDGIELNEDIRNIERVRQEVGMVFQHFNLFPHLTVLQNCTLAPIWVRKMPKKEAEALAMHYLERVRIAEHANKFPGQISGGQQQRVAIARSLCMKPKIMLFDEPTSALDPEMVKEVLDTMIGLAQSGMTMLCVTHEMGFARTVADRVIFMDRGEIVEQAPPDEFFAHPKSERTQAFLSQVIH, encoded by the coding sequence ATGAGCCAAATAACTATGACACCCGCCGACGCGATGATTACGCTTGAAAACGTAAATAAATGGTACGGGCAATTTCACGTCCTGAAAGATATCAATCTTAAGGTCAAGCAGGGCGAACGCATTGTCCTTTGCGGCCCTTCCGGGTCCGGGAAATCGACAACCATTCGCTGCATCAATCACCTTGAGGAGCATCAACAGGGGCGTATTGTTGTTGATGGTATCGAACTGAATGAAGATATTCGCAACATCGAACGCGTGCGTCAGGAAGTCGGGATGGTGTTTCAGCACTTTAACCTGTTCCCCCATCTGACGGTGCTGCAGAACTGTACGCTTGCGCCGATTTGGGTGCGCAAAATGCCAAAAAAGGAAGCTGAAGCGTTAGCGATGCACTATCTGGAACGTGTACGTATTGCTGAACACGCCAATAAATTTCCAGGCCAGATATCGGGTGGCCAGCAGCAGCGTGTGGCTATCGCCCGTTCACTGTGCATGAAGCCCAAAATTATGCTTTTTGATGAGCCAACTTCAGCGCTGGATCCTGAAATGGTGAAAGAAGTTCTGGATACCATGATTGGGCTGGCGCAATCTGGAATGACTATGCTGTGCGTGACTCACGAAATGGGGTTCGCCAGGACCGTGGCTGACCGGGTGATCTTTATGGATCGCGGAGAGATTGTTGAACAGGCGCCACCGGATGAGTTCTTTGCGCATCCGAAGTCAGAACGCACGCAAGCATTCCTGTCACAGGTGATTCACTAG
- a CDS encoding amino acid ABC transporter permease: protein MTKAILSHSSRPANPTGGRFILWARKNLFSSWGNSLLTIICLWLMWELIPPLINWAFLQANWVGSTRADCTKAGACWVFIHERFGQFMYGLYPHEQRWRINLALVIGLLSIAVMFWKRLPQRGQYIACWAVVYPIVVWVLLYGGFLGLERVETRQWGGLTLTLIIASVGIAGALPWGILLALGRRSKMPVVRVLSVIFIEFWRGVPLITVLFMSSVMLPLFMAEGTTIDKLIRALVGVILFQSAYVAEVVRGGLQALPKGQYEAAESLALGYWKTQGLVILPQALKLVIPGLVNTIIALFKDTSLVIIIGLFDLFSSVQQATVDPVWLGMSTEGYVFAALIYWIFCFSMSRYSQHLEKRFNTGRTPH, encoded by the coding sequence ATGACAAAAGCGATACTGTCGCACTCTTCGCGTCCTGCCAACCCGACAGGTGGGCGTTTTATTCTCTGGGCGCGTAAGAATCTGTTCTCCAGCTGGGGTAACAGTCTGCTGACAATAATTTGTCTGTGGCTGATGTGGGAGTTGATCCCGCCACTCATTAACTGGGCTTTCTTGCAGGCTAACTGGGTCGGTTCAACCCGGGCAGATTGTACAAAAGCTGGCGCTTGCTGGGTGTTTATCCACGAGCGTTTTGGTCAGTTCATGTATGGATTGTATCCGCACGAACAACGCTGGCGAATCAATCTGGCGCTGGTTATTGGGCTGCTCTCCATCGCCGTGATGTTCTGGAAAAGGCTGCCGCAACGCGGACAGTACATCGCCTGCTGGGCGGTGGTGTATCCGATTGTTGTGTGGGTGCTGTTGTACGGTGGTTTCCTGGGGCTGGAACGCGTGGAAACCCGACAGTGGGGCGGCTTAACGCTGACGCTGATTATTGCTTCTGTTGGGATCGCTGGCGCGCTGCCGTGGGGCATTTTACTGGCGCTTGGCCGTCGCTCAAAAATGCCCGTTGTCCGTGTGCTCTCGGTTATTTTCATTGAGTTCTGGCGCGGTGTACCGCTTATTACCGTCCTTTTTATGTCTTCGGTCATGCTGCCATTGTTTATGGCAGAAGGCACGACGATAGACAAACTGATCCGTGCCCTGGTAGGAGTCATTCTGTTCCAGTCAGCCTACGTTGCGGAAGTGGTGCGTGGCGGTCTGCAGGCATTGCCTAAAGGGCAGTATGAGGCTGCGGAATCACTGGCGCTCGGTTACTGGAAAACACAGGGGCTGGTGATACTTCCGCAGGCACTCAAGCTGGTTATCCCTGGGCTGGTGAACACGATCATCGCCCTCTTCAAAGATACCAGCCTCGTGATCATTATCGGATTGTTCGATCTCTTTAGCAGCGTGCAACAGGCAACGGTTGACCCTGTCTGGCTTGGCATGTCCACCGAAGGATATGTCTTTGCTGCTCTGATCTACTGGATCTTTTGTTTTAGCATGTCGCGCTATAGCCAGCATCTGGAAAAGCGCTTTAACACCGGGCGTACACCGCACTGA
- a CDS encoding efflux RND transporter permease subunit, giving the protein MANFFIQRPVFAWVLAIILMIAGGLAILKLPVAQYPTIAPPAVAITATYPGADAQTVQDTVTQVIEQNMNGIDNLMYMSSTSDSAGNVTITLTFESGTDPDIAQVQVQNKLQLAMPLLPQEVQQQGIGVEKSSSSFLLVAGFVSDNKSLSQDDISDYVASNVKDAISRTTGVGDVQLFGAQYAMRIWLDSNAMNKYQLTPLDIINQLKTQNDQIAAGQLGGTPSVPGQQLNASIIAQTRLKSPEEFGRVTLKVNQDGSMVHLKDVARIELGGENYNMVTKINGQAATGLGIKLATGANALDTASAIKSKLAQLQQFFPQGLKVVYPYDTTPFVKISIHEVVKTLFEAIILVFLVMYLFLQNLRATLIPTIAVPVVLLGTFAVLAAFGFSINTLTMFGMVLAIGLLVDDAIVVVENVERVMVEHKLPPKEATQKSMEQIQGALVGIAMVLSAVFIPMAFFGGSTGAIYRQFSLTIVSAMALSVLVALILTPALCATLLKPVSGDHHEKKGGFFGWFNALFDRSVEHYSNSVSGILRKTGRYLVVYIIIVGGMAVLFLRLPTSFLPEEDQGVFMTMVQLPAGATQTRTQQVLDQVQNYYLKNEKANVESVFTVNGFSFSGQGQNAGIAFISLKPWEARPGAENSVEAIVGRATKAFSQIKDGLVFPFNLPAIIELGTATGFDFELIDQANLGHTSLTQARNELLGMVKAHPDMLVRVRPNGLEDTPQFKLDVDQEKAQALGISLSDVNQTISTALGGTYVNDFIDHGRVKKVYVQADARFRMLPGDISNLYVRSANGEMVPFSAFSTSHWVYGSPRLERYNGMPSMEIIGESAPGKSTGEAMALMESLAAKLPSGIGYDWTGMSYQERLSGNQAPALYAISLIVVFLCLAALYESWSIPFSVMLVVPLGVIGALVAAALRGLNNDVYFQVGLLTTIGLSAKNAILIVEFAKDLMEKEGKGIIEATLEASRMRLRPILMTSLAFILGVMPLVISHGAGSGAQNAVGTGVMGGMLSATLLAIFFVPVFFVVVRRRFTRHKE; this is encoded by the coding sequence ATGGCTAATTTCTTTATCCAGAGGCCGGTTTTCGCCTGGGTACTCGCCATCATTTTGATGATTGCAGGTGGGCTGGCGATCCTCAAACTGCCTGTAGCGCAGTATCCGACTATCGCCCCACCCGCGGTTGCCATAACCGCAACCTACCCTGGCGCAGATGCGCAGACGGTGCAGGATACCGTGACGCAGGTTATCGAACAGAATATGAACGGCATCGATAACCTGATGTATATGTCATCCACCAGCGATTCTGCAGGTAATGTCACCATCACCCTGACCTTTGAGTCTGGTACAGACCCGGATATCGCCCAGGTTCAGGTTCAGAATAAACTTCAGCTCGCCATGCCGCTGCTGCCGCAGGAAGTGCAGCAACAAGGGATCGGCGTTGAGAAGTCCAGCAGCAGCTTCCTGCTGGTGGCTGGCTTTGTTTCAGACAATAAAAGCCTCTCGCAGGATGACATTTCCGACTACGTCGCCTCGAATGTGAAAGATGCCATTAGTCGAACCACTGGGGTGGGTGATGTTCAGCTGTTTGGTGCCCAGTATGCAATGCGCATCTGGCTCGACAGTAACGCGATGAATAAATACCAGCTGACGCCGCTGGACATTATTAATCAACTGAAAACCCAGAATGACCAGATAGCGGCAGGCCAGCTAGGCGGAACGCCGTCCGTGCCGGGCCAACAATTGAACGCCTCGATCATTGCGCAAACCCGCCTGAAATCACCGGAAGAGTTTGGCCGCGTGACGCTGAAGGTGAACCAGGACGGCTCGATGGTGCATCTGAAGGATGTCGCACGCATTGAACTGGGCGGTGAAAACTACAATATGGTGACCAAAATCAACGGGCAGGCCGCAACCGGCCTGGGGATTAAGCTGGCGACCGGTGCAAATGCGCTGGATACGGCGTCGGCCATCAAGAGCAAGCTGGCGCAACTGCAGCAATTCTTCCCACAGGGTCTGAAGGTGGTTTATCCGTACGACACCACGCCGTTTGTGAAGATCTCTATTCACGAAGTGGTGAAAACCCTGTTTGAAGCGATCATTCTCGTCTTCCTGGTGATGTATCTGTTCCTGCAAAACCTGCGCGCGACGCTTATCCCCACTATCGCGGTGCCGGTTGTTTTGCTGGGTACCTTCGCGGTGCTGGCGGCGTTCGGGTTCTCCATCAATACCCTGACGATGTTCGGGATGGTGCTGGCAATAGGCTTGCTGGTTGATGATGCCATCGTGGTCGTTGAGAACGTCGAACGCGTGATGGTAGAACACAAACTGCCGCCGAAAGAGGCGACGCAGAAGTCGATGGAACAGATTCAGGGCGCACTGGTGGGTATAGCCATGGTGCTGTCGGCGGTCTTTATCCCGATGGCATTTTTCGGTGGCTCGACCGGGGCCATCTATCGGCAGTTTTCGCTGACCATCGTTTCGGCAATGGCGCTCTCCGTGTTGGTCGCCCTGATCCTGACCCCCGCGCTGTGCGCAACCCTGCTTAAACCGGTATCCGGCGATCACCACGAAAAGAAAGGCGGTTTCTTTGGCTGGTTTAATGCGCTTTTTGACCGTAGCGTGGAGCACTACAGCAACAGCGTGAGCGGCATTTTACGCAAGACCGGACGCTACCTGGTGGTGTACATCATCATTGTGGGTGGTATGGCGGTGCTGTTCCTGCGCTTGCCCACCTCCTTCCTGCCCGAAGAGGACCAGGGGGTATTTATGACGATGGTTCAACTTCCGGCCGGTGCGACCCAGACGCGTACGCAGCAGGTCCTCGATCAGGTCCAGAACTATTATCTGAAAAACGAGAAGGCCAATGTTGAATCTGTCTTTACCGTTAATGGTTTTAGTTTTAGCGGCCAGGGCCAGAACGCCGGGATTGCCTTCATCAGCCTGAAGCCCTGGGAAGCACGACCGGGGGCGGAAAATAGCGTTGAGGCGATTGTTGGCCGCGCGACAAAAGCCTTCAGTCAGATAAAAGATGGGCTCGTATTTCCGTTTAACCTGCCTGCGATTATCGAACTGGGAACCGCAACGGGCTTCGACTTCGAACTGATTGATCAGGCAAACCTGGGGCATACCTCGCTGACGCAGGCGCGAAATGAGCTTCTCGGAATGGTGAAAGCGCACCCTGACATGCTGGTGCGCGTGCGGCCAAATGGTCTGGAAGATACCCCGCAGTTTAAACTGGATGTCGACCAGGAGAAGGCTCAGGCGCTGGGCATCAGTCTTTCTGATGTCAACCAGACCATCTCAACGGCCCTGGGTGGAACTTATGTAAATGACTTTATCGATCATGGACGCGTGAAAAAAGTCTATGTCCAGGCCGATGCGCGCTTCCGTATGCTGCCTGGTGACATCAGCAACCTGTATGTACGCAGCGCAAATGGTGAGATGGTTCCTTTCTCCGCCTTTAGCACCTCGCATTGGGTGTACGGTTCACCTCGCCTGGAGCGCTATAACGGGATGCCATCCATGGAGATCATCGGTGAGTCCGCCCCCGGTAAAAGTACCGGTGAGGCCATGGCGCTGATGGAAAGTCTTGCTGCAAAACTGCCTTCCGGCATCGGGTATGACTGGACAGGAATGTCTTATCAGGAGCGACTTTCCGGAAATCAGGCGCCTGCGTTGTACGCCATTTCACTGATTGTGGTGTTCCTGTGTCTGGCTGCTCTTTACGAAAGCTGGTCCATTCCCTTCTCAGTTATGCTGGTGGTTCCGCTGGGAGTCATAGGGGCGCTGGTTGCAGCAGCGTTACGTGGCTTGAACAATGACGTCTATTTCCAGGTGGGTTTGCTGACAACGATTGGTTTGTCGGCTAAAAACGCCATTCTGATCGTTGAGTTTGCCAAAGATCTGATGGAAAAAGAGGGTAAAGGCATCATTGAAGCCACGCTGGAAGCATCGAGAATGCGCCTTCGACCGATCCTGATGACCTCGCTCGCCTTTATTCTTGGCGTCATGCCGCTGGTGATCAGCCATGGCGCCGGGAGCGGTGCGCAAAACGCGGTCGGGACAGGGGTCATGGGGGGCATGCTTTCCGCAACGCTTCTGGCTATCTTCTTCGTGCCCGTTTTCTTTGTGGTCGTCCGGCGACGCTTTACGCGCCATAAAGAGTAA
- a CDS encoding amino acid ABC transporter substrate-binding protein, whose protein sequence is MKKTMIASLAAAGMLFAVAGQAHAGTTLDAVKKKGFVQCGISDGLPGFSYADANGKFTGIDVDVCRGVAAAVFGDDSKVKYTPLTAKERFTALQSGEVDMLSRNTTWTSSRDAGMGMSFTGVTYYDGIGFLTHNKAGLKSAKELDGATVCIQAGTDTELNVADYFKANNMKYTPVTFDRSDESAKALESGRCDTLASDQSQLYALRIKLSNPAEWIVLPEVISKEPLGPVVRRGDEDWFSIVRWTLFAMLNAEEMGISSKNVDEKAAKPSTPDMAHLLGTEGDFGKDLKLDNKWAYHIIKQVGNYAEIFERNVGSESPLKIKRGQNNLWNNGGIQYAPPVR, encoded by the coding sequence ATGAAAAAGACGATGATAGCCAGCCTGGCCGCTGCGGGTATGTTGTTTGCTGTTGCGGGTCAGGCCCATGCGGGCACAACGCTGGATGCCGTTAAAAAGAAAGGTTTTGTTCAGTGCGGTATCAGCGACGGTTTGCCTGGCTTCTCTTATGCCGATGCTAACGGCAAATTTACCGGTATCGATGTTGACGTCTGCCGGGGCGTCGCCGCTGCCGTTTTCGGTGATGACAGCAAAGTAAAATATACCCCGCTGACGGCCAAAGAACGTTTCACCGCGCTGCAGTCCGGCGAAGTGGACATGCTCTCCCGTAATACCACCTGGACCTCCTCCCGTGATGCAGGAATGGGGATGTCATTCACAGGTGTCACTTATTATGACGGCATCGGTTTCCTGACCCACAATAAAGCGGGTCTGAAAAGCGCCAAAGAGCTGGACGGTGCGACCGTGTGTATTCAGGCCGGTACCGATACCGAGCTTAACGTCGCCGATTATTTCAAAGCGAATAATATGAAGTACACCCCGGTGACATTCGATCGCTCTGATGAATCAGCCAAAGCGCTGGAATCTGGCCGTTGCGATACGCTGGCGTCTGACCAGTCACAGCTCTACGCGCTGCGTATTAAGCTGAGTAACCCGGCAGAGTGGATCGTCCTGCCTGAAGTCATCTCCAAAGAACCCCTTGGACCCGTCGTTCGCCGTGGCGACGAAGACTGGTTCTCTATCGTTCGCTGGACCCTGTTCGCCATGTTAAATGCAGAAGAGATGGGCATCAGCTCGAAAAACGTCGATGAGAAAGCCGCCAAACCCTCTACCCCGGATATGGCACACCTGCTGGGCACAGAAGGCGATTTTGGCAAGGATCTGAAGCTGGATAACAAGTGGGCGTACCACATCATTAAACAGGTGGGCAACTACGCTGAGATCTTTGAGCGCAACGTGGGATCGGAAAGCCCGCTGAAGATCAAACGCGGCCAGAACAATCTCTGGAATAACGGCGGTATTCAGTACGCACCGCCAGTACGTTAA